In Molothrus ater isolate BHLD 08-10-18 breed brown headed cowbird chromosome 23, BPBGC_Mater_1.1, whole genome shotgun sequence, a single genomic region encodes these proteins:
- the LOC118695110 gene encoding coiled-coil domain-containing protein 81-like isoform X1, which yields MGLGTIHITKKPIWHGEEEGFMADTPEFELNKSLPLVGKNLIHGQSLVPGLSKADELVCAEVALRLHKPKATIVLCIKATLSICKWALSSGKNFDFVFKDIGVLLCRGKHVAMRFFEGLVQEVAQLQGLAEVLLPSPNLKLLSIAHLEKDISQIPPGGVFVLPHFVQADGKCQPHPLSAFLQDAGTTNKTQQRTKHQTTPGNFPNRLLLRPHLPPSRIYDGKGTGREKKKADGGVQRGSLLPPSANSVKKGRATKEMEEPRAGLAAPTMHGKGAQLPALAEQRSLKKAAAFSPGGFERLRKERVAAVAGVAAALSPEGAQQEKAPSPRRRTPQPRTPRAKQVLLNLQPYKVSREQCMKALQMNQLRKWSHDDSLGSGSNLSLVKKLSVHEETAADL from the exons ATGGGCCTGGGTACCATCCACATTACGAAGAAACCCATCTGGCATGGAGAAGAGGAAGGTTTCATGGCAGACACTCCAGAGTTTGAGCTGAACAAGTCCCTTCCCCTGGTGGGCAAGAATCTCATCCATGGGCAAAGCCTTGTGCCTG GGCTCTCCAAGGCTGACGAGCTGGTCTGTGCTGAGGTGGCCCTGCGCCTGCACAAGCCCAAGGCCACCATTGTGCTGTGCATCAAGGCCACTCTGAGCATCTGTAAGTGGGCCCTGTCCAGCGGGAAGAACTTTGACTTTGTGTTCAAGGACATCGGGGTCCTGCTCTGCCGTGGGAAACACGTCGCCATGAGGTTCTTTGAAGGCCTGGTCCAAGAGGTGGCTCAGTTACAGGGCCTGGCAGAAGTTTTGCTCCCG TCACCAAATCTGAAGCTGTTGTCCATAGCCCACCTGGAAAAGGACATTTCCCAGATTCCTCCTGGAGGTGTCTTTGTGCTGCCACA CTTTGTGCAGGCAGATGGGAAGTGCCAGCCACATCCTCTAAGTGCTTTCCTACAAGATGCTGgcacaacaaacaaaacacaacaaaggaCCAAGCACCAAACGACGCCAG ggaATTTTCCCAACCGCCTCCTTCTTCGTCCTCACCTTCCTCCAAGTCGGATATATGATGGGAAAGggacaggaagagaaaagaagaaggCTGATGGAGGAGTGCAGAGAGGGAG TTTGCTGCCTCCAAGTGCGAACTCTGTGAAGAAGGGCAGAGCCACCAAGGAGATGgaagagcccagagctgggctggcagctcccaccatGCACGGAAAAGGTGCTCAG cttccagccctggcagagcagaggagtcTGAAGAAGGCTGCTGCATTCTCCCCTGGAGGATTTGAAAggctgaggaaggagagagtGGCAGCCGTGGCAGgagtggctgctgctctgtccccagaaggggcacagcaggagaagGCGCCGTCCCCTCGCAGGAGAACACCACAGCCAAG GACCCCACGAGCCAAGCAGGTCCTGCTCAATCTGCAGCCCTACAAAGTGTCCAGGGAGCAGTGCATGAAGGCCTTGCAGATGAACCAGTTACGGAAATGGTCCCACGATGACTCCCTCG GTTCTGGATCTAACCTGAGCTTGGTGAAGAAGCTGAGTGTCCATGAAGAGACAGCAGCAGATCTGTGA